The Desulfosporosinus acidiphilus SJ4 genome has a window encoding:
- the cobS gene encoding adenosylcobinamide-GDP ribazoletransferase: protein MRGFLIALTFLTRLPLPSPEVEVTSEEFAGSYRYYPLVGLVIGFFLWLIAKGLYHYFPPLVLGSMLLVGELVLTGGLHLDGFMDSMDGLLSARSPERILEIMKDSRVGAHASMALVGLLLLKFSLLASLTPSKYPLLLIMPMFSRWVFQIGVIAFPYARPQGLGKGFHEATQWLTLLISGGFVCLISYLLTGIAGLVSFFICVAAVILWAHRVTSLLGGLTGDLYGSIIELSEVLFLFFAFPFLH, encoded by the coding sequence ATGCGAGGATTTCTCATTGCTCTCACGTTCTTAACCAGACTTCCTTTACCTTCCCCTGAGGTAGAGGTGACTTCCGAGGAATTTGCCGGAAGTTATCGTTATTATCCACTGGTAGGGCTCGTTATAGGTTTCTTCCTCTGGCTTATAGCCAAAGGATTATACCACTATTTTCCGCCTCTGGTGCTGGGCTCCATGCTCTTAGTTGGTGAACTTGTACTTACAGGTGGACTCCATCTCGATGGTTTTATGGACAGCATGGATGGGTTATTGTCTGCTCGAAGCCCGGAACGGATCTTGGAGATCATGAAGGACAGCCGAGTGGGAGCTCATGCATCCATGGCTCTAGTAGGATTACTTTTGCTCAAATTCTCCCTGCTGGCCAGTTTAACTCCTTCCAAATATCCCCTCCTCCTAATAATGCCCATGTTTTCCCGTTGGGTCTTTCAAATCGGTGTCATTGCCTTCCCTTATGCTCGACCTCAGGGGTTAGGCAAAGGATTTCATGAAGCAACTCAATGGCTGACCCTTCTTATCTCAGGCGGCTTTGTTTGCCTAATTTCTTACCTCTTAACCGGCATTGCCGGCCTAGTCTCATTTTTCATCTGTGTTGCTGCAGTCATCCTTTGGGCACATAGAGTCACCTCCCTTTTAGGTGGATTAACAGGTGATCTATACGGTTCCATCATTGAACTTTCTGAAGTACTTTTCCTTTTTTTTGCCTTTCCCTTTCTCCACTAA
- a CDS encoding aspartyl-phosphate phosphatase Spo0E family protein has product MNPDEILGLIESLRSQLVVLAQHKSLIDPEVVTLSQRLDSYLTLYHNLITNFLS; this is encoded by the coding sequence ATGAATCCGGATGAAATATTAGGTCTAATCGAGAGTTTAAGATCTCAGCTCGTCGTCTTAGCCCAACACAAATCCTTAATTGACCCTGAGGTGGTTACCCTCAGCCAGCGACTGGATTCGTATTTGACGCTTTACCACAACCTTATTACCAATTTCCTTAGTTAG
- the cobU gene encoding bifunctional adenosylcobinamide kinase/adenosylcobinamide-phosphate guanylyltransferase, with amino-acid sequence MSQFTLITGGSRSGKSSFAELLAAHSASPNLPVTYIATAQIWDEEMASRVKKHQLQRPAAWQLIEEPLNIRETLLKLKNDEGVILLDCVTLWLTNLLLAEQPEQTHQAGQTTPQFDQSIYEQIEVKILTIVQEAAIIAQEIKPIVIFVTNEVGQGIVPENPLSRAYRDLAGRCNQALAKKAGRVYWVIAGLPMEIKKPAETLLSSLHKER; translated from the coding sequence ATGTCTCAATTTACCCTTATCACAGGAGGATCACGTAGCGGTAAAAGCAGTTTTGCCGAACTATTAGCAGCTCATAGTGCTTCTCCCAACCTGCCTGTAACCTATATTGCAACGGCTCAAATCTGGGACGAAGAAATGGCTTCTCGAGTCAAAAAGCATCAGCTTCAAAGGCCTGCTGCTTGGCAGTTGATCGAAGAGCCCTTGAATATTCGAGAAACCTTGCTCAAACTAAAAAATGACGAAGGAGTTATTCTACTGGATTGCGTCACTCTCTGGCTCACAAACCTTCTGCTTGCCGAACAGCCTGAACAAACACACCAGGCTGGGCAGACGACCCCTCAGTTTGATCAGAGCATATATGAACAAATTGAAGTAAAAATCCTGACAATAGTTCAAGAGGCAGCAATAATAGCCCAAGAAATTAAACCAATCGTCATTTTTGTAACGAACGAAGTTGGACAAGGTATTGTTCCGGAAAACCCTTTGTCTCGAGCATACCGGGATTTAGCCGGACGATGTAATCAAGCGCTTGCCAAAAAAGCAGGTAGAGTTTATTGGGTGATTGCAGGTCTTCCTATGGAAATCAAGAAGCCTGCTGAGACCCTGCTCTCTTCTCTGCACAAGGAGAGGTAG
- a CDS encoding TVP38/TMEM64 family protein, whose translation MKKKYFSFLTLLLSLALVIFLYPKLQHPFAFQFFIKRWGNLSLFIDMLIIALLMLFPLVPFALIAGVNTILYGWIGGFLLSLAGSLLGAAIGFGLSRSLGQAWAQPKIAGLGKWGTLIEGNSFSIVLLSRLVPILPSAAVNYAAGLSQMPFPSFLLATFCGKFPMIIWESWVGHDFWRASHHPGRFVVALGMGIFIFGSVALYWYTTNRTDPQQKA comes from the coding sequence TTGAAAAAAAAGTATTTCTCATTTCTAACTTTGTTGCTCTCCCTAGCTCTGGTAATTTTCCTTTATCCAAAGCTTCAGCACCCTTTCGCCTTTCAATTCTTCATTAAACGATGGGGAAACCTCAGCCTTTTCATTGACATGTTAATTATTGCACTACTTATGCTCTTTCCTCTAGTTCCTTTTGCTTTAATAGCCGGAGTAAATACTATCTTATATGGTTGGATTGGCGGTTTTTTGCTTTCTCTAGCAGGAAGCCTTTTAGGAGCAGCTATAGGCTTTGGCCTATCCCGATCGCTGGGGCAAGCATGGGCTCAACCCAAAATTGCGGGATTGGGAAAATGGGGAACTCTAATTGAAGGAAATAGCTTTTCCATTGTATTGCTCTCTAGGCTTGTTCCTATTCTTCCATCTGCAGCCGTCAACTATGCGGCAGGATTATCTCAGATGCCTTTTCCCTCCTTTCTCCTCGCCACCTTCTGCGGGAAATTTCCAATGATCATTTGGGAATCTTGGGTAGGACACGACTTTTGGCGAGCTTCCCACCACCCTGGTCGTTTTGTGGTTGCTCTAGGTATGGGAATTTTCATATTTGGATCTGTAGCTCTTTATTGGTACACTACTAACAGAACTGATCCCCAACAAAAAGCTTAA
- a CDS encoding DNA-3-methyladenine glycosylase family protein, whose amino-acid sequence MGELYKNKPIFVYGQKEIDYLKRKDKKLGLAIDKIGFIRREIIPDPFTALISSIVSQQISNKAAETVWMRLTSLIPDLTPGSIARVPLSEIKACGMSERKAGYIKGIADSALNGAIDFQDINSLSDLDIISKLTSLRGVGVWTAEMILIFSLNRLDVLSFKDLAICRGMMNLYNLKELPKETFERYRKRYSPYGSVASLYLWALSI is encoded by the coding sequence ATGGGTGAACTGTATAAAAATAAGCCTATCTTCGTTTATGGCCAAAAAGAAATTGATTATCTCAAACGAAAAGATAAAAAGCTTGGTTTAGCAATTGATAAGATTGGTTTCATTCGGCGTGAGATTATACCTGATCCTTTTACTGCATTGATCTCTAGTATTGTTAGTCAGCAAATTTCCAATAAGGCAGCAGAAACTGTTTGGATGAGATTGACATCGCTGATTCCTGATTTAACACCCGGGAGCATTGCCCGGGTGCCTCTTTCCGAAATCAAAGCCTGCGGAATGTCGGAAAGAAAAGCCGGTTATATAAAAGGGATTGCGGATTCGGCCCTGAATGGTGCCATAGATTTCCAGGATATTAATAGTCTGTCCGATTTGGATATCATCTCAAAACTTACCTCTTTGAGGGGCGTAGGCGTTTGGACGGCGGAAATGATTCTTATATTTTCTTTGAACCGTCTCGATGTACTAAGTTTTAAAGACTTGGCCATTTGCAGAGGTATGATGAATTTATATAATCTCAAGGAACTACCGAAGGAGACCTTTGAACGATATCGCAAAAGATATTCTCCTTATGGTTCGGTTGCCTCGCTCTATTTATGGGCATTATCAATATAA
- a CDS encoding cation diffusion facilitator family transporter: MSNLWELIRKGNSSSLYASLGNLILVIIKSIAAFTSGSGAMFAEAMHTGADTVNQIFVFIGSILAERKPTPRFPTGFGRLINVFCMGAVIVVTIMAYETVLEGIHLIKHPSSFQALGFTIFSLLASMATDGYVLLKAIREIGKETHSDKKGLNLIPFALKNVKKASPPTRLVFYEDLVATSGAVLALLAILLTRYTPLKSLDGFAAIIIGLLMGVVVFRVGYDNMVGLIGVSAPKEVEDKVSQIIFADSAVTDINKLRILQEGRFYHVESYIELNRGYTLAEADKIKARIRDHLLDYEDVTDVTLGIIEDNGIRDWRSMESAAP; encoded by the coding sequence GTGAGCAATCTGTGGGAATTAATCAGGAAGGGGAATTCTTCATCTCTCTACGCTTCCTTGGGAAATCTCATCCTCGTCATTATAAAAAGTATTGCTGCTTTCACTAGCGGAAGCGGCGCCATGTTTGCCGAAGCTATGCATACTGGAGCCGATACTGTAAATCAAATCTTTGTTTTTATTGGCAGTATCCTGGCGGAACGAAAGCCAACGCCTCGCTTCCCAACTGGTTTTGGGAGACTCATTAACGTATTTTGTATGGGGGCTGTCATTGTTGTAACGATCATGGCCTATGAAACTGTTCTGGAAGGAATCCATCTAATTAAACATCCCTCATCGTTTCAGGCTCTGGGTTTTACTATCTTTAGTCTTTTGGCCTCAATGGCAACGGATGGTTATGTTCTCCTTAAAGCGATTCGTGAAATCGGAAAGGAGACTCATAGCGATAAAAAAGGACTAAATCTCATCCCTTTTGCTCTTAAAAATGTTAAGAAAGCATCTCCTCCAACACGTCTAGTCTTTTATGAAGACCTAGTTGCAACGTCCGGGGCTGTCCTAGCTCTATTGGCAATACTCCTGACACGGTATACTCCACTCAAATCTCTTGATGGATTCGCCGCCATTATTATTGGTTTACTCATGGGCGTCGTAGTCTTTCGCGTCGGATATGACAATATGGTCGGTCTTATTGGAGTTTCTGCCCCTAAAGAGGTTGAGGATAAAGTATCTCAGATTATCTTTGCCGATTCAGCCGTCACTGATATTAACAAACTGCGTATCCTCCAGGAAGGACGCTTTTATCATGTTGAGAGCTATATCGAGCTAAATAGAGGCTATACTTTAGCAGAGGCCGACAAAATTAAAGCGAGAATCCGTGACCATTTATTAGATTACGAAGATGTCACGGATGTGACCCTTGGCATCATCGAAGATAATGGAATCAGAGACTGGAGATCTATGGAATCAGCTGCTCCTTAA
- a CDS encoding GNAT family N-acetyltransferase: protein MLRRAIINDIPQIMAIIRETILEMHSYQNYQWDENYPQQSDFEVDIRAGNLFVKEREGNLAAFICVNRVEPEEYSTLQWSSPQEGMVIHRMSVHPNYRRCGLASELMQFAETLAQSLNFSYLKTDTNSKNEKMKSLFQKCGYRFVGEINFMGKEAPFYCYDKIIRA from the coding sequence ATGCTTAGAAGAGCAATAATTAATGATATTCCACAAATCATGGCTATTATCCGTGAGACAATTTTGGAGATGCATTCTTATCAGAATTATCAATGGGATGAAAATTACCCTCAACAGAGTGATTTTGAAGTGGACATTAGGGCAGGGAATCTCTTCGTTAAAGAACGGGAGGGGAATTTAGCCGCATTTATTTGTGTAAATAGAGTTGAGCCTGAGGAATATTCTACCCTCCAGTGGTCATCTCCTCAGGAAGGTATGGTGATTCACAGGATGTCTGTTCATCCGAATTACAGAAGATGTGGTTTGGCGAGTGAATTAATGCAATTTGCCGAAACTTTAGCTCAAAGCTTGAATTTTTCTTATCTGAAAACTGATACAAATTCTAAAAATGAAAAGATGAAGTCTCTTTTTCAAAAGTGCGGCTACCGGTTCGTTGGTGAAATTAATTTTATGGGGAAAGAAGCCCCTTTCTATTGTTACGATAAAATTATTAGAGCGTAG
- a CDS encoding sensor domain-containing diguanylate cyclase: protein MSVQTQAYRLKPEDIFGLLQEINREENFEDALKILTKRGLDFFNSTMAGIWLFKENKFRSLTISARTEQQESFLKQRFFPFNFQIILKKVMEGNTAFEPKIEIHEIDETGDEYRPAELNASCSFSEWRENLQEFKIRRILCVPLVHYGCLFGLLVLFSADPFAFDENSIYWLEQLMPLISSNVYEQQLHLAALEREQALSLLLRGTEILVKAVSEKQLLAEAGEMAMEILYLEAGFFHMEQKGEWILGSSFGRLKQYETVWQEWINRYKECHFPTGYIPSSTPSLKDLEESDQWDIPYPVKKISIHPIITHHGIVGELWLMESGVRDLQYTQEILSAFVRMLSMSLETIRQRMELRRLATTDGLTGILNRQGFEQRILGEMANTLRRGTTFQFLLLDIDGFKNLNDTKGHPAGDLALIHLAHNLQKSVRLGDIVARTGGDEFAVILTDLKAGQDSIKIIERLKNNLELEKLGLGVTIGVAEFPTESKDYESLYKVSDRRLYIGKDNGKGQIVVSDMVSVR, encoded by the coding sequence ATGTCGGTCCAAACTCAGGCCTATCGTCTGAAACCCGAAGACATCTTCGGACTTCTCCAAGAAATTAATCGTGAAGAAAATTTTGAAGATGCCCTAAAAATTTTGACTAAAAGAGGGCTTGATTTTTTTAATTCGACAATGGCAGGTATTTGGCTATTTAAAGAAAATAAATTTCGTTCTCTGACAATTAGTGCGCGCACTGAACAACAAGAGAGTTTTTTGAAGCAGCGCTTTTTTCCTTTTAATTTTCAGATCATCTTAAAAAAGGTGATGGAAGGCAATACTGCTTTTGAACCCAAAATTGAAATTCATGAGATTGACGAGACAGGGGATGAATATCGTCCTGCTGAATTAAACGCTAGTTGTTCTTTTTCAGAGTGGAGAGAAAATTTACAGGAATTTAAGATACGCCGGATTTTATGTGTCCCGCTTGTTCATTATGGCTGCTTATTCGGCTTATTAGTTCTCTTTAGTGCTGACCCATTTGCTTTCGATGAAAATAGTATCTATTGGTTGGAGCAGCTCATGCCTCTAATTTCTTCTAATGTCTATGAACAACAGCTGCATCTGGCGGCTTTGGAGCGTGAGCAGGCCTTGTCTCTGCTTTTAAGAGGTACCGAAATTCTGGTTAAAGCCGTTTCAGAGAAACAGTTGTTAGCTGAAGCCGGAGAAATGGCCATGGAAATTTTATATCTTGAAGCAGGCTTTTTTCATATGGAACAAAAGGGTGAGTGGATCTTAGGCTCTTCTTTTGGCCGCCTTAAACAGTATGAAACGGTTTGGCAGGAGTGGATAAATCGTTATAAAGAATGTCATTTTCCGACCGGATATATTCCATCATCTACCCCGTCCTTAAAAGATCTGGAAGAATCAGATCAATGGGATATTCCCTATCCTGTGAAAAAGATTTCTATTCATCCCATCATTACCCATCATGGAATTGTCGGGGAATTATGGCTTATGGAATCAGGGGTTAGGGATCTTCAATATACTCAAGAGATACTTTCGGCTTTTGTGAGGATGCTAAGTATGTCCTTAGAAACAATCCGACAAAGAATGGAACTGCGACGTTTAGCTACGACGGATGGTTTGACCGGTATATTGAATCGCCAGGGCTTTGAACAGAGGATTTTAGGGGAAATGGCAAATACCTTAAGGCGCGGTACAACCTTTCAATTTTTGCTGCTTGATATAGATGGCTTTAAAAATTTGAACGATACCAAGGGGCATCCTGCTGGAGATCTTGCGCTCATTCACCTGGCCCATAATTTGCAAAAATCTGTTCGCTTAGGTGATATTGTAGCCAGAACAGGTGGAGATGAATTTGCAGTGATACTTACGGATTTAAAGGCGGGTCAAGATTCAATTAAGATTATTGAACGTCTGAAAAACAACTTAGAACTTGAAAAGCTTGGTTTGGGCGTTACTATTGGGGTCGCTGAATTTCCAACAGAATCTAAGGACTATGAATCATTGTATAAAGTTTCGGATCGACGTCTCTATATTGGTAAAGATAATGGGAAGGGACAGATCGTTGTGAGTGACATGGTCTCAGTTCGATAA
- a CDS encoding hemolysin family protein, which yields MFWSLFKVLFAFLLIVINGVFVAAEFSMVKVRKTRLAELADNGSRRAQTALEVTSKLDAYLSASQLGITLASLGLGWLGEPAVSALIEPLFKGLGVWERLYTETISIIIAFALITCLHIVLGELVPKSIAIQKDEGTALATAGLLKGFYRVFYPVIWALNNLANLVLRLWGIEPANEQDLVHSEEELRMLVDASQRHGYLDKMEGKLLDNVFEFSDRIASEVMIPRQDMVCIFVQDKFSDILEVVKKYGHTRYLLCDDDKDHVLGLVHMRDIFWLQEQSEEKDITKIKRDILAVPEGMPISHLVQAMRSQRTHMAVVVDEFGGTAGLVTIEDMLEELVGEIYDEFESEQPPIEKLNDQEYILNGRVLMEEVSQLLEIQLEEDTVSTIGGYVFSRLGRKPLKGDVIFFDGFLFEVLEVNGFRITKVKVTKKQSIEEPIDVETNEGDKMK from the coding sequence CTGTTTTGGAGCCTTTTCAAGGTTTTATTCGCATTTCTATTAATTGTTATAAATGGCGTTTTTGTGGCAGCGGAGTTTTCCATGGTTAAAGTCCGTAAAACCCGTTTGGCTGAATTGGCTGATAACGGGTCCCGTCGGGCACAGACTGCTTTGGAAGTCACCTCAAAACTCGATGCTTATCTTTCGGCGAGCCAACTGGGGATTACTCTGGCTTCTTTGGGTTTAGGCTGGTTGGGAGAACCTGCTGTTTCCGCACTGATCGAACCTTTGTTTAAAGGCCTGGGCGTATGGGAGAGGCTGTATACTGAAACCATTTCCATAATTATTGCTTTTGCCTTGATTACCTGCTTACATATAGTATTGGGCGAACTTGTTCCTAAATCTATAGCTATCCAAAAGGATGAGGGTACGGCTCTGGCAACAGCCGGTTTATTAAAAGGATTTTATAGGGTATTCTATCCGGTAATCTGGGCGCTCAACAACCTCGCGAACTTGGTCCTGCGTCTCTGGGGAATCGAACCGGCCAATGAACAGGACCTTGTCCACAGCGAGGAAGAACTGAGGATGTTGGTTGATGCCAGCCAAAGACACGGCTATTTAGATAAAATGGAAGGGAAACTTTTGGATAATGTGTTCGAGTTTTCCGACCGAATTGCCAGTGAGGTAATGATTCCCCGCCAGGACATGGTTTGTATTTTTGTTCAGGACAAGTTTTCCGATATTCTTGAAGTTGTTAAGAAATATGGGCATACTCGTTATTTGCTCTGTGATGATGACAAAGATCATGTCCTAGGATTAGTACATATGAGGGACATTTTCTGGCTCCAAGAACAGTCTGAAGAGAAGGATATAACAAAAATTAAACGTGACATTCTTGCCGTTCCCGAAGGGATGCCAATTTCCCACTTAGTACAGGCTATGCGAAGTCAACGAACGCATATGGCAGTGGTTGTTGACGAATTCGGCGGAACCGCAGGACTTGTGACCATTGAAGATATGCTGGAAGAACTGGTTGGAGAAATTTACGATGAATTTGAATCAGAGCAGCCTCCTATTGAAAAGCTGAACGATCAAGAATATATCTTAAATGGCCGAGTTTTGATGGAAGAAGTATCGCAGTTACTTGAGATTCAGCTTGAGGAAGATACGGTATCGACCATTGGCGGTTACGTTTTTTCCCGCTTAGGCCGCAAACCTTTAAAGGGTGACGTTATTTTTTTTGATGGATTTCTCTTTGAAGTGCTTGAAGTCAATGGTTTCAGAATAACGAAAGTTAAGGTTACGAAAAAGCAGTCAATAGAAGAACCTATAGATGTTGAAACAAATGAGGGTGATAAAATGAAATGA
- a CDS encoding SGNH/GDSL hydrolase family protein produces MGANLSLYLALGDSITAGYGVGGLYSFPTVYAQFLRRHEPNLKLLNLGINGLTTGGLLVLLQKDPRIRRLISQASLVTITIGSNDLLQFFKNSSRVSNPTQLTLIIYSLRKTMCQIGEEIRSINPTAVLKIAAIYNPLPAGPYAQYSNQAQLIIDQVNRIIIDWAYRYGGNVAFIDREFHGKEQRLIGPDYAHPNVIGHQRIARALLRA; encoded by the coding sequence GTGGGTGCGAATTTGTCTTTGTATCTGGCTTTAGGAGATTCTATTACGGCTGGTTATGGTGTTGGGGGGCTTTATTCATTTCCGACTGTGTATGCCCAATTTCTTAGAAGGCATGAACCAAACTTAAAACTGCTTAACCTTGGGATAAACGGTTTGACAACCGGCGGGCTGCTTGTTTTGCTACAGAAAGATCCTAGAATACGCCGCTTAATTTCTCAGGCTTCTCTAGTGACTATTACTATCGGTTCAAACGACTTACTTCAGTTCTTTAAAAATTCTTCTCGAGTTTCTAATCCGACTCAGTTAACCTTAATCATTTATTCGCTCCGAAAAACTATGTGTCAAATCGGGGAAGAAATCAGAAGCATTAACCCAACGGCGGTTCTGAAAATAGCTGCTATATACAACCCCTTACCGGCAGGTCCTTATGCTCAATATTCTAATCAAGCGCAACTCATTATTGATCAAGTTAATAGGATTATTATTGATTGGGCTTACCGATATGGAGGAAACGTCGCTTTTATAGATCGAGAGTTTCATGGGAAGGAGCAACGGCTAATAGGACCTGATTACGCACATCCCAACGTAATAGGTCATCAGAGAATTGCAAGAGCTTTACTAAGAGCCTAA
- a CDS encoding PLP-dependent aminotransferase family protein — protein sequence MKYAKWMENTGESFIGEMLKAAQNPDMISFAGGLPAHELFPDKVLKHSFQRVFEEQGKSALQYAQTAGHPPLREWLAKQHTRNGKSAKMENVVVTTGSQQGLSLLAQTFLDPGDVVFLEMPTYLGAIQAFQAFRAQFRMIPCDDQGIIPEELEKMLGEVTPKFLYLIPNYQNPTGKVMGLARRLQLLRVAQIYNLMIVEDNPYGELRFEGEALPNLVDLGENVIYLGTFSKVLAPGLRVGYVIADEDIVDHLCQTKEGVDLHSNNLTQRAVLEFLKEGVLPDHIQTLRTVYKERRQAMVESIGKHLGDEVEMIVPSGGLFLWARFKNIANSFDYVEKTIRQNVLYVPGALFYTDQRVTSEVRLNYSCSTPEVIEEGVQRLARAILGQASTHSL from the coding sequence ATGAAGTATGCAAAATGGATGGAAAATACAGGGGAAAGCTTTATCGGAGAAATGTTAAAAGCAGCCCAGAATCCGGATATGATATCCTTTGCCGGTGGCTTACCGGCCCATGAACTTTTTCCGGATAAAGTCCTGAAGCACAGTTTCCAGCGAGTTTTTGAAGAACAAGGCAAATCTGCTCTCCAATATGCACAGACTGCCGGGCATCCGCCTCTAAGGGAATGGCTGGCCAAGCAGCATACGAGAAACGGCAAATCAGCAAAGATGGAAAATGTGGTTGTAACTACCGGAAGCCAACAAGGTTTGAGTTTGCTGGCTCAAACGTTCCTAGATCCAGGAGACGTTGTTTTTTTAGAAATGCCGACCTATCTAGGAGCTATCCAAGCATTTCAAGCCTTTCGGGCGCAATTCAGGATGATTCCCTGTGATGACCAAGGGATCATACCCGAAGAACTGGAGAAGATGCTTGGAGAAGTAACGCCGAAATTTTTATATCTTATTCCAAACTACCAGAACCCAACCGGTAAGGTTATGGGACTTGCGCGCAGACTGCAGCTTTTGCGGGTAGCTCAAATTTATAATCTCATGATCGTTGAAGATAATCCATACGGAGAGCTGCGTTTTGAGGGAGAAGCTTTACCCAATTTAGTAGATTTGGGTGAAAATGTCATCTATCTGGGAACTTTCTCAAAAGTTCTAGCCCCCGGACTAAGGGTAGGATACGTAATTGCGGATGAAGATATTGTTGATCATCTTTGTCAAACAAAAGAAGGAGTAGACTTGCACAGTAATAATCTTACACAACGCGCTGTGCTGGAGTTTTTAAAAGAAGGTGTACTTCCCGATCATATTCAAACCTTACGAACAGTCTATAAGGAACGAAGGCAGGCTATGGTTGAGTCTATAGGAAAGCACTTAGGTGACGAAGTAGAAATGATCGTTCCTTCGGGAGGTCTCTTTCTCTGGGCGAGATTTAAAAATATTGCCAACAGTTTTGATTACGTGGAAAAGACGATACGTCAAAATGTCCTCTATGTTCCCGGTGCGCTATTTTATACGGACCAGCGTGTAACTTCGGAGGTGCGTTTGAACTATTCCTGCTCGACGCCGGAAGTTATTGAAGAGGGAGTTCAGCGTTTAGCACGTGCGATTTTAGGACAAGCATCTACTCATTCCCTGTAA